One region of Flavobacterium pisciphilum genomic DNA includes:
- a CDS encoding YdeI/OmpD-associated family protein yields the protein MAKEVETYCPQSRTEWRQWLENNYQSKHSVWLVYYTKKSKLPSISWSEAVDEALCFGWIDSTKKKVDDSSFIQYFSKRKPKSIWSKINKEKIQLLIDSKRMTKAGFESVEVAKKNGSWTVLDEVEELIIPEDLEKVFKKHKDSKDYFLSLSKSTRKIMLSWIVLAKRQETRQKRINEVVESVIKRQISQQII from the coding sequence ATGGCTAAGGAAGTAGAAACATATTGTCCTCAAAGCCGAACAGAATGGAGACAATGGTTGGAAAATAACTACCAGTCTAAACACTCTGTATGGCTTGTTTATTACACAAAAAAGTCTAAGCTTCCTTCAATCAGTTGGAGTGAAGCTGTTGATGAAGCACTTTGCTTCGGTTGGATTGATAGCACAAAAAAAAAGGTTGACGATTCTTCGTTTATTCAATATTTTAGCAAACGTAAACCTAAAAGTATCTGGTCAAAAATCAACAAAGAGAAAATTCAATTACTCATTGATAGCAAAAGAATGACAAAAGCGGGTTTTGAAAGTGTTGAAGTAGCAAAAAAGAATGGTTCTTGGACAGTTTTGGACGAAGTAGAAGAACTGATAATACCGGAAGATTTAGAAAAAGTGTTCAAAAAGCACAAAGATTCAAAAGACTATTTCCTAAGTCTTAGTAAGTCGACAAGAAAAATAATGTTAAGTTGGATTGTCCTTGCCAAACGACAGGAAACCAGACAAAAACGCATTAATGAAGTTGTAGAAAGTGTAATAAAAAGGCAGATATCACAACAAATCATATAA
- a CDS encoding alpha/beta fold hydrolase produces MINEINSTNFPQPTLISINDVELEVFEAGKQNIGKPIVLCHGFPEHAFSWRHQVSALVTAGYHVIIPNQRGYGNSSSPIEVTQYDIVHLTGDLVALLDHFGYEDAIFVGHDWGANVVWNLALLHPERVSKIINLALPYQERGEIPWIEFMEAIFGGDFYFVHFNRQPGVADAIMNENATQFLRNIFRKNVPITPPEPGMLMINLAQAENPLWEPLMEESELSVFVSAFELTGFTGSINWYRNMDRNWHLMADVTPVIYQPTLMIYGEQDTIPESENLKNIVHNLDIVRLDCGHWIQQEKPEETTQAILKWLEQ; encoded by the coding sequence ATGATAAACGAAATTAACTCAACCAATTTTCCTCAACCTACTCTCATCTCAATCAACGATGTAGAACTAGAAGTTTTTGAAGCAGGTAAACAGAATATAGGAAAGCCCATTGTACTCTGTCATGGTTTCCCTGAACATGCTTTTTCTTGGCGTCATCAGGTATCAGCACTTGTTACAGCTGGTTATCATGTCATTATTCCAAATCAAAGAGGTTATGGTAACTCATCGAGTCCAATCGAAGTAACTCAATATGATATTGTACACCTGACTGGTGATTTAGTAGCATTACTGGATCACTTTGGATATGAAGATGCCATTTTTGTTGGTCATGATTGGGGAGCAAATGTCGTTTGGAATCTGGCACTATTGCATCCAGAAAGAGTAAGTAAAATAATAAACTTGGCTTTACCTTATCAAGAGCGAGGTGAAATACCATGGATTGAGTTTATGGAAGCAATATTTGGAGGAGACTTCTATTTTGTTCACTTCAATAGACAACCAGGTGTGGCAGATGCTATAATGAATGAAAATGCTACCCAATTCCTACGTAATATATTCCGTAAAAATGTACCTATTACACCACCGGAGCCTGGAATGCTGATGATAAATCTTGCACAAGCAGAAAATCCATTGTGGGAACCTTTAATGGAAGAAAGTGAACTATCTGTATTTGTTTCTGCCTTTGAATTAACAGGTTTTACAGGAAGTATAAATTGGTATAGAAATATGGATAGAAACTGGCATTTAATGGCGGATGTTACCCCAGTCATTTATCAGCCGACTCTTATGATATATGGTGAACAGGATACGATTCCTGAGAGTGAAAACTTAAAAAATATTGTTCATAATTTGGATATTGTACGACTGGATTGTGGTCATTGGATTCAACAAGAAAAACCAGAAGAAACTACCCAAGCAATTTTAAAATGGTTAGAACAATAG
- a CDS encoding tail fiber protein has product MKVRLLIIVFFVCQINFAQHNLPVGSFVISNDGVHNTNFNSGYVANMNMGFDGSTGFVKFGTHTGNGFRDNILYMRGIDGNVGLGTNSPRAVLDVATNIQNGVLGTVFGRLPEGNDVGEGTFLGVRGHSTSGLIAKSFSIEHSFYSIVNSSINFFRGNSSVGGSIAFNTNNNIEQMRIDANGNVGIGTIVPNYKLDVQGRVSAESLYVKKLDITNDGVHNSSINSGGVASIDMGFDGATGYVKLGAHTGRGYRDNIFYLRGLDGNVGIGTGSPDSKLTVAGNIHAQEVKVTIDAGKVPDYVFANDYKLKPLQEVEKYIKENKHLPEIPSAQEIEKNGLMLAEMNMNLLKKIEELTLHAIEQQKDIKQLIKVVEEQSKVVEEQSKRLNSLENK; this is encoded by the coding sequence ATGAAAGTAAGGTTGTTAATAATTGTTTTTTTTGTTTGTCAAATTAATTTTGCCCAACACAATCTTCCAGTAGGGAGTTTTGTAATCAGTAATGATGGAGTGCATAATACAAATTTTAATAGTGGATATGTTGCCAATATGAATATGGGATTTGATGGAAGTACTGGATTTGTAAAATTTGGCACTCATACAGGAAATGGTTTTAGGGATAATATCCTTTATATGAGAGGTATTGATGGAAATGTAGGTTTAGGAACAAATTCTCCAAGAGCAGTATTAGATGTTGCAACTAATATTCAAAATGGTGTTTTAGGTACAGTATTCGGTCGTTTGCCAGAAGGTAATGATGTTGGTGAGGGAACTTTTTTAGGAGTGAGGGGACATAGTACTTCAGGTTTAATTGCAAAATCTTTTTCGATTGAGCATAGTTTTTATAGTATTGTGAATAGCTCAATTAATTTTTTTAGAGGTAATTCTAGCGTTGGAGGTAGTATAGCTTTTAATACTAATAATAATATAGAACAAATGCGTATTGATGCTAATGGTAATGTTGGTATTGGTACAATAGTTCCTAATTATAAATTGGATGTTCAAGGTAGAGTTTCTGCTGAAAGCCTATATGTGAAAAAATTAGACATCACAAATGATGGGGTTCATAACTCAAGTATAAATAGTGGTGGTGTTGCATCTATAGATATGGGATTTGATGGTGCTACAGGTTATGTGAAATTAGGTGCACACACAGGAAGAGGCTATAGAGATAATATTTTTTATCTGAGAGGGCTTGATGGTAATGTAGGTATTGGAACAGGAAGTCCAGATTCAAAACTTACTGTTGCTGGAAATATCCATGCTCAAGAAGTGAAAGTTACCATTGATGCAGGTAAAGTACCAGATTATGTTTTTGCAAATGATTACAAATTAAAACCACTGCAAGAGGTTGAAAAGTATATCAAAGAAAACAAGCACTTACCAGAAATACCTTCGGCTCAAGAAATAGAAAAGAATGGCTTGATGCTGGCAGAAATGAATATGAACTTGCTTAAGAAAATAGAAGAACTTACTTTGCATGCTATAGAGCAGCAAAAGGATATTAAACAATTAATAAAAGTTGTTGAAGAACAAAGTAAAGTTGTTGAAGAACAAAGCAAAAGATTGAACTCTTTAGAGAATAAATAA
- a CDS encoding tail fiber protein, whose protein sequence is MKKTLLSFMILFSSFSYSQTFDGNLGSKSLNWNNDQKDFNSPPRVGVNPMSIRLWDNYHGINAPSEYGSLLELYGQHGHLVSHLYFDNTWNGGRILYRSAFYAQNTWESWRYLLDSKSDIESSGNLKISGNGNNYIVNGNVGIGTVSPDSKLTVAGNIHAQEVKVTINAGKVPDYVFANDYKLKPLQEVEKYIKENNHLPEIPSAKEIENNGLMLAEMNMNLLKKIEELTLHTIEQQKDIKQLIKVVEEQSKRLNSLENK, encoded by the coding sequence ATGAAAAAAACATTACTGTCTTTTATGATACTATTTTCTTCTTTTTCTTATAGTCAAACCTTTGATGGTAATTTAGGCTCAAAAAGTTTAAATTGGAATAATGATCAAAAAGATTTCAATAGTCCTCCTAGAGTTGGTGTTAATCCTATGTCTATTCGTTTATGGGATAATTATCATGGGATAAATGCACCATCAGAATATGGATCTTTATTAGAATTATATGGACAGCATGGTCACCTTGTTTCTCATCTTTATTTTGATAATACGTGGAATGGAGGTAGAATCCTTTATAGAAGTGCATTTTATGCACAAAATACTTGGGAAAGCTGGCGTTATCTTCTAGATTCTAAAAGTGATATTGAATCTTCGGGTAATTTAAAAATAAGCGGAAATGGTAACAATTATATTGTAAATGGCAACGTAGGTATAGGAACTGTAAGTCCAGATTCAAAACTTACTGTTGCTGGTAATATTCATGCGCAAGAAGTGAAAGTAACTATTAATGCAGGTAAAGTACCAGATTATGTTTTTGCAAATGATTACAAATTAAAACCACTGCAAGAGGTTGAAAAGTATATCAAAGAAAACAATCACTTACCAGAAATACCTTCAGCTAAAGAAATAGAAAATAATGGCTTGATGTTGGCAGAAATGAATATGAACTTGCTTAAGAAAATTGAAGAACTTACGTTGCATACTATAGAGCAACAAAAGGATATTAAGCAATTAATTAAAGTTGTTGAAGAACAAAGTAAAAGATTAAATTCTTTAGAAAACAAATAA
- a CDS encoding TolC family protein has protein sequence MYKIKLYKYSIVFGLCLAVVSCKAPQTVAETPKNPIPESFGSTKDSTNMSNIKWSNYFKDQNLVALIDTALKNNQELNITLQEIEIAKNDIRVRKGALLPSVGVRAGAGVEKVGRYTSQGAGDATTEIKPGKETPDPLGDFTIAAYANWEVDIWKKLRNSKKAAVSRYLATVEGKNFVITNLIAEVADSYYELLALDSQLDIVKQTIKLQTNALEIVKIQKQAARATELGVQKFQAEVMASKSKEFDILQQIKEAENKINFLLARYPQEIKRDNTDFLALLPASVNSGIPSQLLTNRPDVKQAELELVAAKLDVKVARAEFYPSLDISAAIGVQAFKPTYLFTMPESLLYSLAGDLAAPLINRNAIKAEFSSANARQLQALYNYDRTVLNAYLEVSNQLSKIENLQKGYDLKSQQVAALNKSIDVSNDLFKSARIDYFEVLMTQRDALEAKLELIDTKKEQLNAAVYVYKDLGGGWK, from the coding sequence ATGTATAAAATCAAATTATATAAATATAGTATTGTTTTTGGGCTTTGTCTTGCTGTAGTAAGTTGTAAAGCACCACAAACAGTAGCAGAAACTCCAAAGAACCCTATTCCAGAGTCATTTGGCAGTACTAAGGACTCGACAAATATGTCGAATATTAAGTGGAGCAATTATTTTAAAGACCAGAACCTTGTTGCTTTAATTGATACTGCATTAAAAAACAATCAGGAATTAAACATCACTTTACAAGAAATCGAAATTGCTAAAAACGATATTCGTGTTAGAAAAGGAGCATTGTTGCCTTCAGTGGGTGTACGTGCAGGAGCAGGAGTAGAGAAAGTAGGGCGATATACTAGTCAAGGTGCTGGTGATGCTACTACTGAGATTAAACCTGGTAAAGAAACACCCGATCCGCTAGGTGATTTTACTATTGCTGCTTATGCAAACTGGGAAGTGGATATCTGGAAAAAGCTACGTAATTCTAAAAAGGCAGCTGTGAGCAGGTATTTGGCTACTGTAGAAGGTAAAAACTTTGTAATCACAAATTTAATTGCCGAGGTTGCTGATTCGTATTACGAATTGTTAGCTTTAGACAGTCAGTTGGATATTGTAAAACAGACTATTAAGTTGCAAACAAATGCTTTAGAAATTGTAAAAATTCAAAAGCAAGCTGCTAGAGCAACGGAATTAGGAGTTCAGAAATTCCAAGCTGAAGTTATGGCTTCAAAAAGTAAAGAGTTTGATATTCTGCAGCAAATAAAAGAAGCAGAGAATAAGATCAACTTTTTACTAGCTCGTTATCCACAGGAAATTAAAAGAGACAATACAGACTTTTTAGCCTTGTTACCAGCATCAGTTAATTCTGGAATTCCATCACAATTACTAACTAATCGTCCTGATGTAAAACAGGCTGAGTTAGAATTAGTGGCAGCAAAACTTGATGTAAAAGTAGCTCGTGCCGAATTTTATCCGTCACTTGATATTTCGGCAGCGATAGGTGTACAAGCATTTAAGCCAACGTATTTGTTTACTATGCCTGAATCATTGCTGTATTCTTTAGCAGGAGATTTGGCTGCGCCATTAATTAACAGAAATGCAATAAAAGCGGAGTTCAGTAGTGCCAATGCAAGACAACTTCAAGCATTGTATAATTACGATCGTACGGTTTTAAATGCTTATTTAGAAGTATCAAATCAGCTTTCTAAAATTGAGAATCTTCAAAAAGGATATGATTTAAAATCGCAACAAGTAGCTGCTTTGAATAAATCAATTGATGTTTCTAATGACTTATTTAAGTCAGCAAGAATTGATTACTTTGAAGTTCTAATGACACAACGTGATGCACTAGAAGCTAAACTTGAATTGATTGACACAAAGAAAGAGCAACTTAATGCTGCAGTCTATGTCTATAAAGATTTAGGTGGTGGCTGGAAATAA
- a CDS encoding efflux RND transporter permease subunit, whose translation MFNKFIQRPVLSIVISLIIVFLGVLSVLNLPITQFPSISPPMVNVTADYPGSNGELMIKSVVIPLERALNGVPGMKYMTSDAGNDGEASIQVVFNLGTDPNQAAINVQNRVASVTNKLPPLVVREGVKITREVPSMLMYVNLYSTDKNTDMKFLYNYADINVLSELKRVNGIGSGDILGTREYAMRIWLKPDRMLAYKISADEVMEALSSQSLEASPGKTGESSGKRSQAFEYVLKYSGRFTTKEQYENIVVRSNSNGELLRLRDVAKVEFGSSMYDIYSNLNGRPSAAIVLKQSFGSNANQVIEDVKAKLETIKKKFPKGMDYEISYDVSKFLDASIEKVIHTLIEAFILVGLVVFLFLGDWRSTIIPAIAVPVSLVGTFVFMQFFDISLNLITLFALVLAIGVVVDDAIVVIEAVHAKMEEEHLSPFKATKKAMHEIAGAIIAITFLMAAVFIPVAFMSGPVGVFYRQFSITMATAIILSGIVALTLTPALCAMMLKNNHGKPKKKTPVNRFIDGFNNKFNLAQGKYQNVLEKIVNRRAVTIIALLGFCAGTWLISSTVPSGFIPNEDQGMFYAIIQTPPGSSLERTNNIAEKLQKIAETIDGVKSVSSLAGYEILTEGTGSNAGTCLINLKDWNDRKQSVQEVMIELEEKSKDIPGANIEFFQPPAVPGYGAAGGFELRLLDKTGSGDFKKMEAVNTEFVKELNKRPELSNVFSFFSASFPQYMMKVDNDLAQQKGISIENAMNTLSTLVGSNYEISFIKYGINYKVIVQAAPEYRAQPDDILKLYVKNNHDEMVPFSAFMKLEKVYGLSEITRHNMYNSTEISGGAAPGYSSGTAIKVIQEVAAEKLPRGYDIDWAGISADEVAQGNQAIWVFLICLGFVYLVLAAQYESFILPLSVILSLPAGIFGAFLLLKLTGLENNIYAQVAMVMLIGLLGKNAVLIVEFAIQRHAAGRSVFESALEGSKARFRPILMTSFAFIAGLLPLAFATGPGKIGNRTIGTAAAGGMLIGTICGVFVIPGLYYIFARIAEKHKLVKHEEENPLTEEIDNNHV comes from the coding sequence ATGTTTAATAAATTTATTCAAAGACCTGTACTGTCGATAGTAATATCGCTGATAATTGTCTTTTTGGGGGTATTGTCGGTTCTAAATTTACCTATTACCCAATTCCCTTCCATTTCTCCTCCCATGGTAAATGTTACAGCAGATTACCCTGGATCTAATGGAGAATTGATGATTAAATCTGTTGTTATTCCTTTGGAAAGAGCTTTAAATGGAGTTCCTGGAATGAAATATATGACTTCAGATGCTGGAAATGATGGGGAAGCGAGTATTCAGGTTGTATTTAACTTGGGTACCGACCCTAATCAAGCAGCAATTAATGTTCAAAATCGTGTAGCTTCGGTTACTAATAAATTACCTCCATTAGTAGTAAGGGAAGGAGTAAAAATTACTCGTGAAGTTCCTAGTATGTTAATGTATGTGAATCTTTATAGTACGGATAAGAATACCGACATGAAGTTTTTATACAATTATGCAGATATCAATGTATTATCTGAGCTTAAAAGGGTTAATGGTATTGGATCTGGAGATATTTTAGGAACACGTGAATATGCAATGCGTATTTGGTTGAAACCGGATCGTATGTTGGCTTATAAAATATCGGCTGATGAAGTAATGGAAGCATTATCAAGTCAAAGTTTGGAGGCTTCACCTGGTAAAACTGGGGAAAGTTCTGGTAAACGTTCACAAGCATTTGAGTATGTATTGAAGTATTCTGGACGTTTTACAACGAAGGAACAATATGAAAATATAGTAGTAAGATCAAATAGCAATGGAGAACTTTTGCGATTGAGAGATGTTGCTAAAGTAGAATTTGGTAGTTCAATGTATGATATTTATTCTAATTTAAATGGAAGACCATCAGCAGCTATCGTATTAAAACAATCATTTGGAAGTAATGCAAATCAAGTTATTGAGGATGTAAAAGCCAAATTAGAAACTATTAAGAAAAAGTTTCCAAAAGGAATGGATTATGAAATCTCGTATGACGTTTCTAAATTCTTGGATGCTTCTATAGAGAAAGTAATCCACACTTTGATTGAAGCTTTTATCTTGGTAGGATTAGTTGTGTTTCTTTTCTTGGGTGATTGGCGTTCTACGATTATTCCAGCAATTGCAGTTCCAGTATCATTGGTAGGAACGTTTGTGTTCATGCAATTTTTTGATATTTCGCTCAACTTAATTACATTATTTGCTTTGGTTCTGGCTATTGGAGTCGTCGTCGATGATGCCATTGTGGTTATTGAGGCGGTTCACGCCAAGATGGAAGAAGAACATCTTTCACCATTTAAAGCTACCAAAAAAGCAATGCATGAGATTGCAGGTGCAATTATCGCTATTACATTCTTGATGGCTGCGGTATTTATTCCAGTTGCCTTCATGTCAGGTCCTGTAGGAGTTTTTTACAGACAGTTTTCGATTACGATGGCAACAGCTATTATACTTTCAGGTATTGTTGCATTGACTTTGACACCAGCACTTTGTGCGATGATGTTAAAAAACAATCATGGTAAACCTAAAAAGAAAACACCAGTAAATAGATTTATAGATGGTTTTAATAACAAGTTTAATCTAGCACAAGGTAAATACCAAAACGTATTAGAGAAAATTGTAAATAGAAGAGCCGTTACTATTATTGCGCTTTTAGGTTTTTGTGCAGGAACATGGTTGATTAGCAGCACTGTTCCTTCTGGATTTATTCCAAATGAGGATCAAGGTATGTTTTATGCTATTATTCAAACACCTCCCGGATCATCATTAGAAAGAACCAATAATATTGCTGAGAAATTGCAAAAAATTGCAGAAACAATAGATGGAGTAAAATCAGTTTCGTCATTAGCGGGTTATGAAATTTTGACCGAAGGTACAGGATCTAATGCAGGAACATGTTTGATTAACCTTAAAGATTGGAATGATAGAAAACAATCAGTTCAAGAGGTTATGATAGAATTGGAAGAAAAATCTAAAGATATTCCAGGTGCAAACATTGAGTTTTTCCAACCCCCAGCAGTACCGGGATATGGAGCAGCAGGAGGATTTGAACTTCGTTTGTTAGATAAAACAGGTTCGGGAGATTTCAAGAAAATGGAAGCTGTTAATACTGAATTTGTAAAAGAACTAAACAAGCGTCCGGAGTTATCTAACGTATTTAGTTTCTTTAGTGCTAGTTTTCCTCAATATATGATGAAAGTTGATAATGATTTGGCACAACAAAAAGGAATTTCTATCGAGAATGCGATGAATACATTGTCGACACTTGTTGGAAGTAACTATGAGATTAGTTTTATCAAATACGGAATTAATTATAAAGTAATTGTTCAGGCAGCTCCTGAGTATCGTGCACAACCAGATGATATCTTAAAGCTATATGTGAAAAACAATCATGATGAAATGGTTCCTTTTTCTGCTTTTATGAAATTAGAGAAAGTATATGGTCTTTCAGAAATCACAAGACATAATATGTATAACTCTACTGAAATTAGTGGTGGTGCCGCTCCGGGATATAGTAGTGGTACAGCTATTAAGGTGATTCAAGAAGTTGCAGCTGAAAAATTGCCTAGAGGATATGATATCGACTGGGCAGGTATTTCTGCCGACGAGGTTGCTCAAGGAAATCAAGCAATTTGGGTTTTCCTTATCTGTTTAGGGTTTGTGTATCTAGTACTAGCAGCACAATACGAGAGTTTTATTTTACCATTATCTGTAATTCTGTCTTTACCAGCAGGTATTTTTGGAGCATTCCTTTTATTAAAATTAACTGGGTTAGAGAATAATATCTATGCTCAGGTTGCTATGGTAATGCTTATTGGTTTATTGGGTAAAAATGCGGTATTAATTGTGGAGTTTGCGATACAAAGGCATGCAGCGGGTAGATCGGTTTTTGAATCTGCATTGGAAGGTTCTAAAGCTCGTTTCCGTCCAATTTTGATGACTTCATTTGCCTTTATTGCAGGATTGCTTCCGTTAGCTTTTGCTACTGGTCCAGGTAAAATTGGTAACAGAACTATTGGTACAGCAGCAGCTGGAGGTATGCTTATTGGGACTATTTGTGGTGTATTTGTTATTCCGGGATTGTATTATATTTTCGCTAGAATCGCTGAAAAACACAAACTAGTAAAACATGAAGAAGAAAATCCATTAACAGAAGAAATTGACAACAATCATGTATAA
- a CDS encoding efflux RND transporter periplasmic adaptor subunit, with translation MKRIVVLTGVIALLYLTSCTAKKEEKEEAEKFTVTNPVKIDTSFTKQYVSQIKSVRNIEIRAQEKGFLQNIYVDEGQFVKAGQVLFRIQPKMYEAELLKAQAEQKSAEIEFQNTKVLADKDIVSKNEQAVALSKVQAAKAEVALAKLHLSFTEIRAPFDGTIDRIPLKLGSLIDEGELLTSLSDNSQMFAYFNVSEPEYLQYQTDVKDRAETKVSLLLADGQVFKEKGNVELIESEFNNETGNIAFRARFPNSGKLLRNGETGQVQMLVPLKNAIVIPQKATYEIQDKKYVFIIDKNNKVSSREITITGEIPDLYVISSGLTENDKILLEGVQKVKENDKIKYEFQSPKVVLNSLRLKAE, from the coding sequence ATGAAGAGAATAGTCGTGTTAACGGGCGTTATTGCCTTGTTGTACCTAACTAGTTGTACAGCTAAAAAAGAAGAAAAAGAAGAAGCCGAAAAATTTACTGTGACCAATCCTGTAAAAATCGACACTTCGTTTACCAAGCAATATGTTTCGCAGATAAAATCTGTACGAAACATTGAAATCCGTGCACAAGAAAAAGGATTCCTGCAAAACATTTATGTTGATGAAGGTCAATTTGTAAAAGCAGGACAGGTATTGTTTAGAATTCAGCCTAAAATGTATGAAGCAGAGTTACTTAAAGCTCAAGCAGAACAAAAATCGGCTGAAATAGAATTTCAGAATACTAAAGTACTAGCAGATAAAGATATTGTTTCAAAGAACGAGCAAGCAGTTGCGTTATCTAAAGTCCAAGCAGCAAAAGCAGAAGTTGCATTGGCAAAACTTCATTTATCATTCACAGAAATTAGAGCTCCATTTGACGGAACTATCGATCGCATTCCGCTAAAATTAGGAAGTCTTATTGATGAAGGGGAGCTATTGACAAGTCTTTCAGACAACAGTCAGATGTTTGCTTATTTCAATGTATCAGAACCAGAATATTTGCAATATCAAACAGATGTAAAAGATCGTGCAGAAACTAAAGTTAGTTTGCTTTTAGCTGATGGACAAGTTTTTAAGGAGAAAGGAAATGTTGAATTAATCGAAAGTGAGTTTAACAACGAAACAGGAAATATCGCTTTTAGAGCAAGATTTCCTAACTCAGGTAAGCTACTTAGAAATGGTGAAACAGGACAAGTTCAGATGTTAGTGCCTCTTAAAAATGCTATTGTGATTCCACAAAAAGCAACTTATGAAATTCAGGATAAAAAGTATGTTTTCATTATAGACAAAAACAATAAAGTAAGCTCAAGAGAGATCACTATAACAGGTGAAATTCCTGATTTATATGTGATTAGTAGTGGATTGACTGAAAATGATAAAATTTTACTTGAAGGGGTTCAGAAAGTAAAAGAGAATGACAAAATTAAATATGAGTTTCAATCTCCTAAAGTGGTATTGAATAGTTTACGCTTAAAAGCAGAGTAA
- a CDS encoding class I SAM-dependent methyltransferase, which translates to MTLNKSNTKSNFSQFLIKVEKFRKKCSWNYKYALGKWDFMTEEKTRYEKIIEFIKATHIDKPRILDLGCGYGALNSYLKESDYSTITGVDLSATAICRAKKQNFINSSFITADLNQYNTNEQYDIVIFNEVLYYLEDQENIVSRFVKDTDSSYLIISLFKNSDNVMEAVPNEYVLLKTELVKQSNEIFWHIYLYKIKTKIQSLILFLHADVNDLALFF; encoded by the coding sequence ATGACATTAAATAAAAGCAATACAAAATCTAATTTTAGTCAATTTCTTATCAAAGTAGAAAAATTCAGAAAAAAATGTAGCTGGAACTACAAATATGCTTTAGGTAAATGGGATTTTATGACAGAGGAAAAGACCAGATATGAAAAGATAATTGAATTCATCAAAGCTACCCATATCGATAAACCAAGAATACTAGACTTAGGCTGTGGATATGGAGCCTTAAATTCTTATTTAAAAGAATCCGATTATTCTACCATAACAGGTGTAGACTTATCTGCTACAGCAATTTGTAGAGCCAAAAAACAAAATTTTATAAACTCTTCTTTTATAACTGCTGATCTCAATCAATATAACACCAACGAACAATACGATATTGTCATTTTTAACGAAGTTCTTTATTATCTGGAAGATCAGGAAAATATTGTCTCTAGATTTGTTAAAGATACAGACAGTAGTTATTTGATAATTTCTCTATTTAAAAATTCAGATAATGTTATGGAAGCAGTACCTAATGAATATGTATTATTAAAGACAGAACTCGTAAAACAATCTAATGAAATCTTCTGGCATATCTACCTTTATAAAATTAAAACTAAAATCCAAAGTCTTATTTTATTCCTTCATGCAGATGTCAACGATTTAGCTCTATTCTTCTAG